CACATCAGGCAATGCAATTTCGCCCTCCAGAATTTCACGCTTTACCGCACGTTCGAAAATTTCGGACAGACATTGCACCTGCGCTTCGGCCAGCGTATTACCGGCACTCATGCCATTGCTGACGTACAGGTTCTCGACCAGGTTGGACGGAAAGTACACCACCTCGCCGTCCGACTGCCGCACATACGGCAGCGAACAGATACCGCGCTGCACATTGCCGGAGTTGGTGTCGTACAGATGCGAGCCACGCAATTCGCCATCGGGATTATAAATTTCGAGGCAATACGCATCCAGAATTTCAGCCGGTAGCGCATCCTTGCGGCCGGGCTTAAACCAGCGCTCGTTCGGGTAATGGACAAATTCCGCATTGGCAATATCTTCGCCCCAGAACGCGCCGCCATAAAAATGGTTGCAATTCAGACGTTCGATAAACTCGCCCAATGCCGACGCCAGCGCGCTTTCTTTGGTCGAGCCCTTGCCGTTGGTGAAACACATTGGCGAGTGTGCATCGCGGATATGCAACGACCACACATTTGGAACGATATTGCGCCACGAAGCAATTTCAATCTTCATGCCCAAGCCTGCCAGAATGGCCGACATATTGGCGATGGTTTGCTCCAACGGCAAATCCTTGCCCGTAATATAGGTGCTTGCATCGGAAGCCGGCTTCAACGTCAGCAACGACTGAGCATCGGCATCCAGGTTTTCTACTTCTTCGATGATAAATTCGGGTCCGGCTTGCACGACCTTTTTAACCGTACAACGGTCGATAAAACGCAAAATACCCCGGCGGTCGACCTCCGAGATATCCGGCGGCAATTCAACCTGAATCTTGAAAATCTGCTGATAGCGGTTTTCCGGATCAATAATATTGTTCTGCGACAGGCGAATATTTTCTGTAGGGATATTGCGATTTACGCAGTATAACTTTACAAAATAAGCTGCACACAATGCCGATGAAGCCAGAAAATAATCGAAGGGACCCGGCGCCGAGCCGTCGCCTTTATAACGAATCGGCTGATCGGCTATTACCGTGAAGTCATCGAATTTGGCTTCAAGACGTAGCTTGTCGAGAAAATTGACTTTAATTTCCATGGGGGAATCCTGGGGTGGCGCTCGAGATGATGTGGCCGCTATTATCCCACCCGGTGCGCAACCGTGGTGCGGGCCTCCTGAGAAACAATCGTTGGTCGCGGTTTGGAGGGCCGCTTTGAAGGAATCTGGGGGAGTGCAGTGGGGTGGGCTCAGCCGGTCGGCATCGCACCACGTTCGGCCACTTCGAGATCAACAATCACAACCCCGGTGCAGCGCGCATCGCCTCACCACCACCGTCTATTCG
This Pirellulales bacterium DNA region includes the following protein-coding sequences:
- a CDS encoding OsmC domain/YcaO domain-containing protein → MEIKVNFLDKLRLEAKFDDFTVIADQPIRYKGDGSAPGPFDYFLASSALCAAYFVKLYCVNRNIPTENIRLSQNNIIDPENRYQQIFKIQVELPPDISEVDRRGILRFIDRCTVKKVVQAGPEFIIEEVENLDADAQSLLTLKPASDASTYITGKDLPLEQTIANMSAILAGLGMKIEIASWRNIVPNVWSLHIRDAHSPMCFTNGKGSTKESALASALGEFIERLNCNHFYGGAFWGEDIANAEFVHYPNERWFKPGRKDALPAEILDAYCLEIYNPDGELRGSHLYDTNSGNVQRGICSLPYVRQSDGEVVYFPSNLVENLYVSNGMSAGNTLAEAQVQCLSEIFERAVKREILEGEIALPDVPLEVLEKYPSILAGIRGLEEQGFPVLVKDASLGGIYPLMCVTLMNPRTGGVFASFGAHPSFEVALERSLTELLQGRSFEGLNDLPPPTFVSNAVTESNNFVEHFIDSSGVVSWRFFSAKANFEFVEWDFSGQGENSNAEEAATLFGILEDMGKEAYMAVYDQLDAVACRILVPGYSEVYPVEDLIWDNTNKALLFRSDILNLHRLDDAALAALLERLENNELDEYSDIATLIGIEFDENTDWGQLTVIELKLLINLALQQLEEAQELTGAFLQYNDNSVERGLFYQAVNVVLEVLL